The sequence AACTTTTACGGTAGAAAAATTGTTAAAACAGGACATATCGCATATTGTACGCAATTAAACAATGAAAATGTTGCAATTGCGTTACGAACCGGTCCTGATTGTATTGTTTCAAGCGTTTATGATGTCATTGAATTAAATGAAAACAGTGGCTTATTGCCAAATTATCTAATGCTTTGGCTGACCAGGTCAGAATTCGGGCGATTTGTTTACTGGGCATCACAAGGAACATCATATGAATTTCTCACATATGAAAATCTTGCAAATTATAAGATTCCTGTTCCAAGTATAGAAGTTCAACAATCAATTACCGATATTTACGAAATATATCTAAAAAGAAAAGAAATCAACGAAAAACTCAAATCGCAAATAAAAAATATTTGCCCTATTTTGATTAAAGGGTCGTTGGAGGAAAACTAAAGGAGAAAGGAATAATGACATATCAAGACCTTAATCAATACATACTCCATTATTTAACCGAGGACAAAACCAAAAGTGCTATTATGCTCACTGCGCCTTGGGGTTCAGGAAAAAGTTTCTATATTCAAAATGAACTGAAACCGTTTCTTGAAAAAGAGGAAAACGGAAGTCACAAATGCCTTGTGGTATCTCTGTACGGTTTGAAAGAGCTTTCTGAAATAAGCAAAGCTTTGTATTTGGAAAGCCGTGCAAAATTTTTAAATAATAATTCCGAAAAAATGGAAGCCGGAAAATTGGCAACAAAAACTATATTAAAAGGTGTTACCAGCTTTTTGGGTATTGATCTTTCGCATTCAGATGAAGATATGCAGAAGCTTTTTGAGTCTATTGATCTTTCAGGGAAACTCATCATCTTAGAAGACTTGGAACGCTCCGGAATTGATATTCTTGAAGTGCTTGGGTATGTTAATAATCTTGTTGAACAGGACGGCGTAAAAGTGTTGTTGGTTGCAAACGAAGAGGAGATTAAACAATATAAACCTTTAACAACTACTACAGAAGACCAACAAAATGTCGTTGAATTGATATATAAAGCAACAGATAACAATGACAGAGAATTTACAGAAACAGCAAAAAAATATTTAGAGATAAAAGAAAAGACCATAAGTGACACTATTCAATTTGAGGAAGATTATTCAATGGCTATAAGTGATATTATTCACTTATTTGATGATGAAATCTTGAATAGATTTGCTAATGATAGCAATGTAAAAAATATATTGAATGTAATGAAATCGTGCGAAACATCTAATTTGCGCTCATTTATTTTCGCGTGCCAAAAGTCATCTGATATTTTCAAAAAGCTCGACAAAAAATATCTTTCTGATGATAATTTTGTTAAGGCTATATTTTTCGGAACGCTATTTTTTGTATTAAGGCAGAGAAACGGAAAAGACGAAAAATGGGGGCAAGAGAAATACTTTTCAGTTGAGCTTGGTAACGAGAAAGCTCCGCTATTTAAGTTCTGCTATGACTACATCACAAGACAAATAGAACGACTTGACGAGGTCGAGGATGCTTATCAATCATATTTGGAGCTTGTACTGTATGACAGTAACCGTTCAAATTGGGACAAAGACATTATTACATTACAAACTTATTATATTCAAACAGAAAGCAATGTGTTAAATGCGTTACAAAGTATTGAGGAAAGGTTAGAAAATCCTGAAGACATATCATTTTATCAATATGGAACCATTGCGGTTTATTCGATTATTATAAAGAGTTTACTTGGTTATGATATTGATAAAATCAAAAAACATCTTATTGAGAACTTAAAAGAAAAAGGTAACAAACTTCAACTTGAGCAAATTTTTACAACTATTATGGGCGACGAATGCACTGCCGAACAAAAAGAAGAATATGAATCGTTGCGCAAGGAAATGGCTAACTCATTAAAAATATGCGGTGAAATGATCCCGGAATTCGATTATCTTCCGGAACAAAGTAATCTTTTTTGCGACTCTATTATAAAAAATAAATCCAGATACCATATACAAAATTCTTTTGCAGCACAATTTGATATGAAGAGATTATCCGAAATGTTTAAAGGTTGCACAGCGGAACAAAAGCAAGATATTCGTGGGGCGTTTTTTGAAATGTATCGAGTCGGAAACATAAGAGATTTTTTGATGAATGATAAAGAATCCATCGAATTATTACTTGATTATATTAAGAGTGACCGTGACGGTGATATCGGCGACGCAATTCAGAAATTACAATACGATTGGTTTATAAAAAATCTTGAA comes from Oscillospiraceae bacterium and encodes:
- a CDS encoding KAP family NTPase, encoding MTYQDLNQYILHYLTEDKTKSAIMLTAPWGSGKSFYIQNELKPFLEKEENGSHKCLVVSLYGLKELSEISKALYLESRAKFLNNNSEKMEAGKLATKTILKGVTSFLGIDLSHSDEDMQKLFESIDLSGKLIILEDLERSGIDILEVLGYVNNLVEQDGVKVLLVANEEEIKQYKPLTTTTEDQQNVVELIYKATDNNDREFTETAKKYLEIKEKTISDTIQFEEDYSMAISDIIHLFDDEILNRFANDSNVKNILNVMKSCETSNLRSFIFACQKSSDIFKKLDKKYLSDDNFVKAIFFGTLFFVLRQRNGKDEKWGQEKYFSVELGNEKAPLFKFCYDYITRQIERLDEVEDAYQSYLELVLYDSNRSNWDKDIITLQTYYIQTESNVLNALQSIEERLENPEDISFYQYGTIAVYSIIIKSLLGYDIDKIKKHLIENLKEKGNKLQLEQIFTTIMGDECTAEQKEEYESLRKEMANSLKICGEMIPEFDYLPEQSNLFCDSIIKNKSRYHIQNSFAAQFDMKRLSEMFKGCTAEQKQDIRGAFFEMYRVGNIRDFLMNDKESIELLLDYIKSDRDGDIGDAIQKLQYDWFIKNLEEIVRKLS